From Topomyia yanbarensis strain Yona2022 chromosome 1, ASM3024719v1, whole genome shotgun sequence, one genomic window encodes:
- the LOC131676556 gene encoding uncharacterized protein LOC131676556 isoform X5 — protein MFSCLWQLWDWIDPPTFTTMESKKLQQLQQANSHLAPIPQTKPPAFQQQCNDYRPNRSPVFQNHPQYQSFASNFAQINYPHQIRPQQPPHLQQQQQQQQQLHQQQQQQQQQQQQHLSARSSPKSNNNSLYLSEYSSSSHVGQPQHHHTIGSHYHFDQIYQTSSPSSASGERERLYQTAPRPSQHTHTSPPPLSKLELQFQQLQREKIQAQIKTATEALAHQQQTFALRQQLNPPVPNYHLKQNLLQNLSQQHHQQIQQQQLQQQQQNRNAPPSSLNLTSHFQPAQGPMKLINPNIHDYGATATNQHPINESFYQATQQKHIHPKTPNNLQSPAPNQIIIQQNNPGQVVNQACQTQISGVKSQPPNQKSPNSDSLSSPSHDGLERRKSGPVHTLKSPVTKRPSNAPVTMSGWLYKQGSDGLKVWRRRWFVLSEYILYYYKSQEEEKLLGTVLLPSYKISACFPEDKVYRKFAFKCEHTNMRTFVFAAETAESMTSWVRSLTLATMMQGSSESDASPPSNNARSGDNSDSGIQTYQSQACKSGSVQAPVTPVSDNGGGAQPLYANAPPKPRRANDGGYSSPSPEHMPERYDQEHQPIYGSRDNHQSKTSDAINNPNLLHSQSPITKRGYNEQQAYDPNYNDAIYGNAKRIERDLYIQKLIQQQQQQQQQLHQLKQQQQQKQLQQLAMQQTPQHQRHTNPFMHPSSDRRTPDTYGPPRAAMEKHMSDYEDIYNLTVLSKSLPPNMAEDVTGSVGYQRPMSPLRYDNNSQNPSMPMRYTPNYLEQSPAQQQHVQMRARPVQSTIPRPHSADFLDYEARNPIKTKLKEEPTRAPRPKSSLDINRTPDNYYYSEASYAEKMRMQSASYLQRSNLGGLSGKQRGDESQGVNNSGTVPRDGYYVGRSEYGDELQQGSASVPRVQRVTMNNLKKYPSQQEQFLRSASARLPRKEEDQSIRDGERKREESMKRLLEWKQRMLQSPLTRKISQQQQQQQQQQQQQICGVSSPNSTGNNPFLTKSMEMGMATDAYVEQSKQLQPQMVPENKANLEYNSYSSDDEASISVRNFKNTNKVVLTVKPDPSDYREDPKMHAYYDPSQTEYYYQEQERYIRPDISFESTHDLYTQAQLQRAQEMNLQQHYQLQDIDRSLAAMSQESPEEKWPANNQHLYRDQQTSNHQRTELRVSYLGIIEVYCHTDYGFENQNTQILFSNTLNHPCFPQTLEMSAGDLLNRTHEELVLLLIQLRRQNSNTARSIEQCCTNIHDIQNSIRISDGPTRAENLARLEVLKKQLLELEKQYEKEKPLINLVDNMVKLGTLYRGAPGKKRANSSESATLDRLEFNQRVQERRLLQEEQRQWNRLSPNHLELQSKVQQLYQIDQLLQEESGTLQSLQRDKEDIERALVSLKTRIMKGDTPPVAVEAARQQQHTLERELSRVHLLLAENSKKLEKTVADNARLEQELLVLRQKLQASRVTRESQGTLTNGQDGQYVGTATAVLESELRRVQRLVGDMQRQRQELSQAVRQLTDNSDTLYNQINKNGESKSHIKKRPHRTSWVETDLDSLVSKDHGKNDSSSSLNLSDKQSSIGSRIEHDRMESFESYSVDSDELLEDPTGGQFGFQDKQEIKTVRIVKRESERRHRDREKDRSNVSTHSLDQVLEEEAQIFEDYTNYHRSRSLPRGYETHEAFIQNQDVQTYSNNLKDYYSMTANSNNAYPVSMIDRKADLYSGCDRQVKAPTSKSNSFSIEGSSQMPGLRNKTESIQSLTIPEQSPVFQSEAAKQIIHEMAGNGKEKQQASSSNVSTSERQRQKSEHLAQQNKHRRSVPKEKRRHHTAPHHVTAKQMEIMQSENDMNKNNINWRARDDVDLEVTLRPRSNAPDVVRSAIGPREKISEHTIDKLLAAPSKILIPERYVPEQTPELSPEEKLRRQEKVEAIKKMLSEAPIAGNDTSPNQPASSEKRQREHLLQLNQILAQQVMQMSKIVADDKPRDHNTENSMAVLPSSINKLKKTRGIFKTNGRKHSGSNDDDDEETNYRSDMEDDDDTESPPEPLPLYQQRENYFT, from the exons ATGTTTAGCTGTCTTTGGCAATTGTGGGATTG GATCGATCCGCCTACGTTCACCACAATGGAAAGCAAGAAGCTTCAACAGTTGCAACAGGCCAACTCACATTTAGCACCAATTCCACAAACGAAGCCTCCAGCATTTCAGCAACAGTGCAACGATTATCGGCCCAATCGCTCACCAGTATTTCAAAACCATCCTCAGTATCAAAGTTTTGCGTCAAATTTTGCTCAGATCAACTACCCACACCAAATACGACCCCAACAACCCCCGCAtttgcaacagcagcagcagcaacagcaacaactgcaccaacaacaacaacaacaacagcagcagcagcaacaacatcTCAGCGCACGCAGTAGTCCCAAATCGAACAACAACAGTTTGTACCTTAGCGAATACTCAAGCTCTAGCCATGTCGGACAACCTCAGCATCATCATACCATCGGAAGTCATTACCACTTCGATCAAATTTACCAAACAAGTTCCCCATCTAGTGCCAGTGGCGAAAGGGAGCGACTGTACCAAACGGCCCCCAGGCCATCTCAGCATACTCATACGAGTCCACCGCCACTTTCAAAGCTGGAACTTCAGTTTCAGCAGCTGCAGCGAGAAAAGATTCAAGCTCAAATCAAAACCGCCACTGAGGCACTAGCGCATCAGCAACAGACGTTCGCCTTAAGACAACAACTCAATCCACCAGTCCCCAACTATCATCTTAAGCAAAACTTGCTCCAAAATCTATCTCAACAACATCACCAACAgatacaacaacaacaacttcaacaacaacaacaaaaccgTAATGCACCACCATCAAGTCTGAACCTGACTAGCCATTTCCAACCTGCTCAAGGCCCAATGAAACTTATCAACCCGAATATCCATGACTATGGCGCAACTGCTACGAATCAACATCCAATAAACGAATCTTTCTATCAGGCCACTCAACAGAAGCACATTCACCCGAAAACCCCGAACAATCTTCAATCGCCAGCACCTAACCAGATCATCATCCAGCAGAACAATCCTGGTCAAGTGGTAAATCAGGCCTGCCAGACGCAAATTAGTGGTGTGAAAAGTCAACCGCCGAACCAAAAGTCTCCCAACTCGGATTCCCTTTCCTCTCCTTCGCATGATGGATTAGAACGACGAAAAAGTGGTCCGGTTCACACGCTCAAGTCTCCAGTTACGAAGCGGCCTTCTAATGCACCGGTTACCATGTCGGGATGGCTGTACAAACAAGGTTCCGACGGGCTCAAAGTATGGCGCAGAAGATGGTTTGTGCTATCTGAGTACATTCTCTACTACTATAAAAGTCAAGAAGAGGAAAAACTTCTGGGTACAGTATTACTGCCATCATACAAAATATCGGCGTGTTTTCCTGAGGACAAAGTgtatcgaaaatttgctttcaaGTGTGAGCACACAAACATGCGAACATTTGTGTTTGCGGCGGAAACAGCAGAGTCAATGACGTCCTGGGTTCGATCACTCACCTTAGCAACTATGATGCAAGGGAGCAGCGAATCGGATGCAAGTCCCCCATCGAATAATGCTCGCAGTGGAGACAACAGTGACTCTGGTATACAAACCTACCAATCGCAAGCCTGCAAGTCAGGAAGCGTTCAAGCGCCCGTAACTCCAGTATCTGATAATGGTGGTGGAGCTCAACCACTTTATGCGAATGCTCCACCGAAACCACGAAGGGCCAATGACGGGGGCTATTCTTCGCCTAGTCCGGAACATATGCCAGAACGATACGATCAAGAGCATCAACCAATTTATGGAAGTCGTGACAATCATCAATCGAAAACTTCCGATGCGATTAACAATCCAAATCTCTTGCACTCCCAATCGCCGATAACAAAACGAGGATACAACGAACAACAAGCATACGATCCGAACTATAACGATGCGATCTACGGTAATGCGAAGAGAATAGAGAGAGACTTGTACATTCAAAAACTTAttcagcaacagcaacagcaacaacagcaacTGCATCAACttaaacaacaacagcaacaaaagCAACTACAGCAACTTGCTATGCAGCAAACTCCACAGCATCAACGACACACTAATCCATTTATGCATCCGAGTTCCGATCGACGAACACCTGATACATATGGTCCACCACGAGCTGCCATGGAGAAACACATGTCCGACTACGAAGATATCTACAATTTGACCGTACTTTCAAAATCTCTTCCTCCAAATATGGCAGAAGATGTAACGGGATCCGTTGGATACCAGCGACCAATGAGTCCTCTACGTTACGACAACAACAGTCAAAATCCGTCGATGCCCATGCGATACACTCCCAACTATCTAGAG CAGTCGCCCGCACAGCAGCAACATGTGCAGATGCGCGCTCGACCTGTTCAATCTACCATTCCGCGGCCACACTCCGCCGATTTCCTCGACTATGAAGCACGAAATCCGATTAAGACGAAGCTCAAGGAGGAGCCGACTCGGGCACCTCGACCTAAATCTAGTCTGGATATCAACCGTACACCTGACAACTACTATTATTCGGAAGCAAGCTACGCAGAAAAAATGCGAATGCAAAGTGCATCCTACCTACAAAGATCGAATCTCGGAGGACTGTCCGGAAAACAGCGCGGCGACGAGTCTCAAG GTGTCAACAATTCTGGGACAGTTCCTCGAGACGGTTACTATGTGGGTCGATCCGAATATGGTGATGAGTTGCAACAAGGTTCCGCTAGTGTCCCTCGAGTTCAGCGCGTGACGATGAACAACCTTAAAAAGTATCCCTCCCAACAAGAACAGTTTCTGAGATCGGCTAGTGCGCGTCTTCCCCGCAAAGAAGAAGATCAATCAATCAGAGACGGTGAGCGGAAGCGAGAAGAATCGATGAAACGATTATTGGAATGGAAACAGCGTATGCTTCAATCTCCACTAACTCGGAAGATttcacaacagcagcagcagcagcaacaacaacaacaacagcaaataTGTGGTGTCAGTTCCCCTAACTCCACCGGTAACAATCCATTCCTAACTAAATCGATGGAAATGGGAATGGCGACGGATGCGTATGTAGAACAAAGTAAGCAGCTGCAACCACAAATGGTACCGGAAAACAAAGCCAACCTGGAGTATAACAGCTACTCATCTGACGATGAAG CTTCTATTTCAGTTCGCAACTTTAAAAATACCAACAAGGTCGTGCTAACAGTAAAACCAGATCCATCCGACTACCGAGAGGACCCGAAGATGCATGCGTATTATGATCCATCGCAAACCGAATATTACTACCAGGAACAGGAGCGATACATTCGACCAGATATCAGCTTCGAATCGACCCATGATTTATACACACAGGCACAGCTACAGCGAGCACAAGAAATGAACCTTCAACAGCATTATCAGTTGCAGGATATCGATCGTAGTTTAGCAGCTATGAGCCAAGAATCGCCCGAAGAAAAATGGCCCGCTAacaatcaacatctttaccgtGATCAACAAACTTCTAATCATCAGAGGACCGAACTAAGAGTAAGTTACTTGGGGATAATTGAAGTCTATTGCCATACTGATTACGGCTTTGAAAACCAAAATACGCAAATACTATTTTCCAACACACTTAATCACCCATGTTTTCCGCAGACGTTGGAAATGTCCGCCGGGGACTTACTGAACCGTACTCACGAAGAACTAGTCTTGCTGTTGATACAATTGCGACGACAGAACAGCAATACGGCACGCTCAATCGAGCAATGTTGCACAAATATACACGATATTCAG AATTCGATACGTATATCTGATGGACCGACTAGAGCTGAGAATCTTGCGCGTTTAGAAGTTCTTAAGAAACAGTTGTTAGAATTGGAGAAGCAGTATGAGAAGGAGAAACCTCTAATTAATTTGGTAGACAATATGGTCAAACTTGGAACGTTGTACCGTGGAGCTCCTGGTAAGAAGAGGGCAAATTCCTCTGAATCTGCTACGCTCGATCGCTTGGAGTTCAATCAACGGGTTCAGGAGAGACGTTTATTACAAGAAGAGCAACGACAGTGGAATCGGCTCAGTCCAAATCATCTTGAGTTGCAG TCAAAGGTGCAGCAGTTATATCAAATCGATCAATTACTCCAGGAAGAATCTGGCACATTACAGAGCTTACAGCGCGATAAGGAAGACATTGAACGCGCTCTTGTGAGTCTTAAAACCAGAATAATGAAGGGAGATACTCCTCCAGTGGCGGTAGAAGCTGCTCGACAGCAGCAACACACACTAGAACGTGAGCTATCACGGGTGCATCTGTTGCTGGCAGAAAATTCCAAG AAACTGGAGAAAACTGTTGCCGACAACGCACGGTTAGAACAAGAATTGCTTGTACTGCGTCAAAAGCTTCAAGCATCGCGTGTCACACGTGAATCACAGGGTACACTAACAAATGGGCAAGATGGGCAATATGTTGGCACGGCAACTGCAGTTTTAGAATCTGAATTGCGTCGAGTTCAAAGGCTAGTCGGGGATATGCAACGTCAACGACAGGAGCTTAGTCAGGCGGTTCGTCAACTTACGGACAATTCGGATACATTGTACAATCAGATCAACAAGAATGGAGAAAGTAAATCTCACATTAAAAAGCGACCCCATCGTACTTCATGGGTTGAAACAGATCTGGATTCATTGGTAAGCAAAGATCATGGTAAAAATGACAGCAGTTCATCGTTGAATCTATCCGATAAGCAAAGTTCAATAGGGAGCAGAATCGAACATGATCGCATGGAGAGTTTCGAATCATACAGTGTAGACAGCGATGAGCTATTGGAGGACCCTACTGGAGGTCAATTTGGATTCCAAGACAAACAAGAGATAAAAACCGTTAGGATTGTGAAACGTGAATCGGAACGAAGGCATAGAGATCGTGAGAAAGATCGAAGTAACGTTTCGACACATAGTCTAGATCAAGTGCTCGAGGAAGAAGCGCAGATATTCGAAGACTACACAAACTACCACAGATCTAGGTCGTTACCTAGAGGATACGAAACTCACGAGGCGTTTATTCAGAACCAGGATGTTCAAACGTATTCGAATAACCTCAAGGATTATTATAGCATGACAGCAAATAGCAACAATGCGTACCCGGTGTCAATGATCGACCGCAAAGCAGATCTTTATTCCGGTTGTGATCGTCAAGTTAAGGCACCAACAAGCAAATCAAATAGTTTTTCGATCGAGGGTAGCTCCCAAATGCCGGGTCTACGAAATAAGACAGAGTCGATACAAAGTTTGACCATTCCAGAACAAAGTCCTGTGTTCCAGAGCGAAGCTGCTAAACAAATCATCCATGAAATGGCTGGCAATGGAAAGGAGAAACAACAGGCCAGTAGCAGTAACGTATCAACTAGCGAGCGACAAAGGCAGAAATCAGAACACCTTGCTCAACAGAACAAACATCGTCGATCTGTTCCAAAGGAAAAACGTCGTCATCACACTGCACCTCACCACGTCACTGCAAAACAGATGGAGATCATGCAGAGCGAGAATGATATGAATAAGAAT AACATCAACTGGCGTGCTCGAGATGATGTTGACTTAGAGGTGACATTGAGACCACGATCTAATGCTCCGGACGTCGTTCGATCAGCTATTGGTCCTAGAGAGAAGATTTCAGAGCATACAATCGATAAATTGCTGGCCGCTCCAAGTAAGATTTTGATTCCAGAACGATACGTTCCAGAGCAAACACCCGAGTTGTCACCGGAGGAGAAACTACGTCGCCAAGAGAAAGTGGAAGCCATCAAGAAAATGCTCTCCGAAGCTCCTATCGCGGGAAAT GATACATCCCCGAATCAACCAGCAAGTTCGGAGAAAAGACAGCGAGAACACCTACTTCAACTGAATCAAATTTTAGCCCAGCAAGTTATGCAGATGAGCAAAATAGTGGCCG ACGACAAACCCAGGGACCACAACACAG AAAACTCGATGGCAGTGCTTCCCTCCAGCATCAATAAACTAAAGAAGACACGCGGCATCTTCAAAACTAACGGGCGTAAACATAGTGGCTCAAACGATGACGACGATGAGGAAACCAATTACcgtagtgatatggaagatgaCGATGATACTGAATCTCCGCCTGAACCACTGCCACTCTATCAGCAACGTGAGAACTATTTCACATAA